In Sulfitobacter sp. OXR-159, one DNA window encodes the following:
- a CDS encoding gamma-glutamyl kinase — MIVFFKERLAFLSVPKTGTTAYEKALAPRADMVISDPPMLKHAPVYRYNRFIRPMFLKICDAELELMAVMREPISWLGSWYRYRQRPFMEGKPNNTFGVTFDEFVLAYMKGDKPGFADVGSQLKFMETQPNGTGITHHFRYEDQARLRSFLEERLDVTLSLGQENVSPKMELALSPNVEKRFRRKFAAEFELYESIP; from the coding sequence GTGATTGTTTTTTTCAAAGAACGGCTGGCCTTTCTGTCAGTGCCCAAAACCGGAACCACCGCCTATGAAAAGGCGCTCGCGCCCCGCGCGGACATGGTGATCTCCGATCCCCCTATGCTGAAACACGCGCCCGTCTATCGGTATAATCGGTTTATTCGGCCCATGTTCCTTAAGATCTGCGACGCCGAGCTTGAACTTATGGCCGTCATGCGCGAGCCGATTTCTTGGCTTGGCAGTTGGTACCGCTATCGGCAGCGCCCTTTCATGGAGGGTAAGCCCAACAACACCTTTGGGGTTACTTTTGACGAATTTGTGCTCGCCTATATGAAAGGCGACAAGCCGGGTTTTGCCGATGTTGGAAGCCAGTTGAAGTTTATGGAGACCCAACCGAATGGCACCGGCATCACCCACCACTTCCGCTATGAAGATCAGGCCCGGCTGCGTAGTTTTTTGGAAGAGCGGCTCGACGTGACTCTGTCCTTGGGGCAAGAAAATGTATCGCCCAAGATGGAATTGGCGCTTTCCCCAAACGTCGAAAAACGCTTTCGCCGAAAATTCGCGGCGGAATTTGAGCTTTACGAGTCGATCCCTTAG
- a CDS encoding phosphatase PAP2 family protein — MNLNRLSAFAQWCRRHVEVTTLALMGLSVIAVWTLAELTEEVVAGSTSNLDRDILLFLRTPGDLSDPIGPWWVEEIGRDLTALGGVAVLVLTTVVVSLFFLLQRRWSTALYIFATVGGGIVLSSIAKEFFDRPRPDLVPHGSLVHTASFPSGHSMMAAVAYLTLGAMVARAQTRRALKVYTLAVAVLLTLLVGVSRVYMGVHWPTDVAAGWLGGGAWAILCLLAALSLAKRGHIDKEESDR, encoded by the coding sequence ATGAACCTCAACCGACTATCCGCTTTCGCCCAATGGTGCCGCCGCCACGTGGAGGTGACCACTTTGGCCCTCATGGGCCTTTCCGTCATCGCCGTTTGGACCTTGGCCGAACTCACCGAAGAGGTCGTGGCAGGCAGCACCAGCAATCTTGACCGTGACATCCTATTGTTCCTGCGCACGCCGGGCGATCTGTCGGATCCCATTGGCCCGTGGTGGGTGGAAGAGATCGGCCGTGATTTGACAGCTTTGGGCGGTGTTGCAGTTTTGGTGCTAACGACCGTTGTGGTCTCGCTCTTTTTCTTGCTGCAACGACGGTGGTCTACCGCGCTCTACATCTTTGCGACTGTTGGCGGGGGGATCGTCTTGAGCAGTATCGCCAAGGAGTTCTTCGACCGGCCGCGCCCGGACCTTGTTCCGCATGGGTCATTGGTCCACACGGCGAGCTTTCCTTCGGGGCATTCGATGATGGCGGCTGTCGCTTACCTCACGCTAGGGGCGATGGTGGCGCGGGCGCAGACGCGCCGCGCGCTCAAGGTCTATACGCTGGCGGTGGCCGTCTTGCTCACGCTGCTCGTTGGGGTCAGCCGTGTCTATATGGGGGTGCATTGGCCGACGGATGTGGCGGCAGGCTGGCTTGGGGGTGGTGCCTGGGCCATCCTTTGCCTGTTGGCCGCGCTTAGTCTGGCGAAACGCGGGCATATCGACAAAGAGGAAAGCGATCGGTAA
- the typA gene encoding translational GTPase TypA → MDLRNIAIIAHVDHGKTTLVDELLKQSGTYRENQATTERAMDSNDLERERGITIFAKPTSVVWNNTRINIVDTPGHADFGGEVERILSMVDGVVLLVDAAEGPMPQTKFVTSKALKLGLRPIVVLNKVDKPDAEPDRALDECFDLFASLDATDEQLEFPHMYASGRSGWADAELDGPRKDLNALFDLILEHVPAPKQIENADKPFTMLATTLGGDPFLGRLLTGRVETGTLKAGQTLKAMSRDGTLIENFRCTKILAFRGLEQTAIDVAEAGDIVSIAGMTKATVADTLADASVNEAIPAQPIDPPTITVTFGINDSPLAGRDGKKVQSRVIRERLMKEAESNVAIKISDTPGGDAFEVAGRGELQMGVLIENMRREGFELSISRPQVLFQEIDGVRHEPIEEATIDVDDEYSGAVIEKITGTRKGELVEMKPAGAGKTRIIAHVPSRGLIGYHGEFLTDTRGTGVINRVFHSWAPHKGTIPGRRAGVLISMENGSSVAFALWNLEERGKMMIGAQADVYTGMIIGEHSRENDLEVNPLKGKKLTNVRASGTDEAVRLTTPMTLSLEEAIAYIDDDELVEVTPNAVRLRKRYLDPHERKRMAKAS, encoded by the coding sequence ATGGACCTGCGCAACATCGCAATCATCGCTCACGTCGACCACGGCAAAACGACGCTGGTGGACGAGCTTCTGAAACAATCCGGCACCTATCGCGAAAACCAGGCGACCACCGAACGCGCCATGGACAGCAACGATCTTGAGCGCGAGCGCGGCATCACCATTTTCGCCAAGCCGACCTCGGTCGTCTGGAACAACACCCGCATCAACATCGTCGACACCCCCGGCCACGCCGACTTTGGCGGCGAAGTCGAGCGTATTCTGTCGATGGTCGACGGTGTGGTCCTGCTGGTGGATGCCGCCGAAGGCCCAATGCCGCAGACCAAATTTGTGACCTCCAAGGCGCTGAAGCTGGGCCTGCGCCCGATCGTCGTGCTGAACAAGGTCGACAAGCCAGATGCCGAGCCTGACCGTGCGCTCGACGAGTGCTTCGACCTTTTCGCTAGCTTGGATGCCACAGACGAGCAGCTTGAATTCCCGCATATGTATGCCTCGGGCCGTTCCGGCTGGGCGGATGCCGAACTCGACGGGCCGCGCAAAGACCTGAACGCGCTCTTTGATCTGATCCTTGAGCATGTCCCTGCCCCCAAGCAGATCGAGAATGCCGATAAGCCCTTCACCATGCTGGCCACCACGCTTGGCGGTGACCCTTTCCTGGGCCGTCTGCTGACCGGCCGTGTGGAAACCGGCACGTTGAAAGCTGGCCAGACACTCAAAGCCATGTCGCGTGATGGCACCCTGATCGAGAACTTCCGCTGCACCAAAATCCTCGCCTTCCGCGGGCTGGAGCAGACCGCCATCGACGTGGCCGAAGCCGGTGACATCGTCTCTATCGCGGGCATGACCAAGGCGACCGTGGCCGACACGCTGGCCGATGCCTCGGTGAACGAAGCGATCCCCGCCCAGCCGATCGACCCGCCGACCATCACAGTGACCTTTGGCATCAACGACAGCCCACTGGCAGGCCGTGACGGCAAAAAAGTGCAGTCGCGCGTGATCCGTGAGCGCCTGATGAAGGAAGCCGAATCCAACGTCGCGATCAAAATCTCCGACACACCGGGCGGCGACGCTTTCGAAGTGGCCGGTCGTGGCGAATTGCAGATGGGCGTTCTGATCGAAAACATGCGCCGCGAAGGTTTTGAGCTTTCGATCTCTCGCCCGCAGGTTCTCTTCCAAGAGATCGACGGCGTCCGCCATGAGCCCATCGAAGAAGCCACCATCGACGTGGATGACGAATACTCCGGCGCGGTCATCGAAAAGATCACCGGCACCCGCAAGGGTGAACTGGTCGAGATGAAACCAGCCGGTGCGGGCAAGACCCGCATCATCGCCCATGTCCCCTCGCGCGGGCTGATCGGCTACCACGGCGAATTCCTGACCGACACGCGCGGCACGGGCGTCATCAACCGCGTCTTCCACTCTTGGGCACCGCACAAAGGCACGATTCCGGGCCGTCGCGCGGGCGTTCTGATCTCCATGGAAAACGGCTCCTCGGTCGCTTTCGCCCTGTGGAACCTCGAAGAGCGTGGCAAGATGATGATCGGCGCACAGGCTGACGTTTACACCGGCATGATCATCGGTGAGCACAGCCGCGAAAACGATCTTGAAGTGAACCCACTGAAGGGCAAAAAGCTGACCAACGTGCGCGCCTCGGGCACCGACGAAGCGGTACGTTTGACCACGCCGATGACGCTGAGCCTTGAAGAAGCCATCGCCTATATCGACGACGATGAGCTTGTTGAAGTGACACCGAACGCGGTCCGCCTGCGCAAGCGTTACCTCGACCCGCATGAGCGCAAGCGCATGGCGAAAGCCAGCTAA
- a CDS encoding DMT family transporter yields the protein MHYLWLIIAVVAETLGTTAVQASHQFTRLWPSVAVVVFYMVSFYCMSLALKVMPVGIVYAFWAGLGIVLIALIGFVLFGQRLDLPAVLGLLLIISGILVIHLFSNSATH from the coding sequence ATGCATTATCTGTGGCTCATCATCGCCGTGGTGGCGGAAACCCTTGGCACGACCGCCGTGCAGGCCTCGCATCAATTCACCCGGCTTTGGCCTTCGGTGGCGGTGGTGGTTTTCTACATGGTCTCTTTTTACTGCATGTCGCTAGCGCTGAAGGTCATGCCCGTCGGTATCGTCTATGCCTTTTGGGCGGGCCTCGGGATCGTGCTGATCGCGCTGATCGGCTTCGTGCTTTTCGGCCAACGGCTAGACCTGCCTGCTGTCCTTGGCCTTTTGCTGATCATTAGCGGCATTTTGGTCATCCATCTCTTCTCGAACAGCGCCACCCATTAA
- the alaS gene encoding alanine--tRNA ligase: protein MKTLNEIRSTFLNYFDAQGHQIVPSSPLVPRNDPTLMFTAAGMVQFKNLFTGVETRDYSRATSAQKCVRAGGKHNDLDNVGYTVRHHTFFEMLGNFSFGDYFKAEAIPFAWDLLTKEFGIDPNRLLVTVYHTDEEAVKIWKAHTGLPDERIIRIATDDNFWSAGPTGPCGPCTEIFYDHGDHIWGGPPGSPEEDGDRFVEIWNLVFMQYEQFEDGTRQPLPNQSIDTGMGIERVAALLQGTNDNYATDLMRNLIEASAHASSTDPDGPGKTHHRVIADHLRSTSFLIADGVMPSNEGRGYVLRRIMRRAMRHAHLLGVKDPLMHQLVPSLVQQMGAAYPELGQAQSLIRETLLLEETRFRQTLDRGLKLLDDELSGLPEGATLPGEAAFKLYDTYGFPLDLTQDALREKGRAVDTDGFDTAMAAQKAKARAAWAGSGEAADATVWFDVADKSGVTEFLGYDTESAEGQIVALVQGSDQVDAAAVGSDVQVALNQTPYYAESGGQVGDTGVIRTQTGIVNVTDTRKSAGVFVHFGHVVEGEVKPGQTGVLEVDRLRRSAIRANHSATHLLHEALRNALGDHVSQRGSLNAHDRLRFDFSHAKGLTQEELTQVEREVNDYIRQNTPVETRIMTPDDARAMGAQALFGEKYGDEVRVVSMGQLEGSGKGSDKSTYSLELCGGTHVRQTGDIGAFVLLGDSASSAGVRRIEALTGTEALAWLREQEAALSRVAAELKTATSDVPERVRALLDERRSLSNEVAQLRRELAMSGGGAAAPEAREVNGVKFIGQVLSGITGKDLPGLVDEHKAKLGSGAVLLIADTGGKAAVAGGVTQDLTDRVSAVDMVKAAVAELGGKGGGGRPDMAQGGGASAENAEAAIAAAENILKG from the coding sequence ATGAAGACGCTGAATGAAATTCGCTCAACTTTTCTGAATTATTTCGATGCGCAGGGGCATCAGATCGTGCCCTCTAGCCCCCTGGTGCCGCGCAACGACCCGACACTGATGTTCACCGCTGCCGGTATGGTGCAGTTCAAGAACCTTTTTACCGGGGTGGAAACACGCGATTACAGCCGCGCCACGTCGGCACAGAAATGTGTGCGGGCGGGCGGCAAGCACAATGACCTCGACAACGTGGGCTATACCGTGCGGCACCACACGTTTTTCGAGATGCTGGGCAACTTCAGCTTTGGCGACTACTTTAAGGCCGAGGCGATCCCCTTTGCTTGGGACCTGCTGACCAAAGAGTTCGGCATTGATCCGAACCGGCTTTTGGTCACGGTGTACCACACGGATGAAGAAGCGGTTAAAATTTGGAAGGCGCACACTGGCCTGCCGGATGAACGCATCATACGCATCGCGACGGATGATAACTTCTGGTCCGCTGGTCCAACGGGCCCCTGCGGGCCCTGTACCGAGATTTTCTACGATCACGGTGACCACATCTGGGGTGGCCCTCCGGGATCGCCCGAAGAAGACGGGGACCGTTTCGTTGAGATCTGGAACCTCGTTTTCATGCAATACGAGCAGTTCGAGGATGGTACGCGCCAGCCGCTGCCCAACCAGTCGATCGATACCGGCATGGGGATCGAGCGGGTGGCGGCGCTGTTGCAAGGCACGAATGACAACTATGCCACGGACTTGATGCGCAACCTGATTGAGGCCAGCGCACATGCGTCTTCGACCGATCCCGACGGGCCGGGCAAGACCCATCACCGGGTGATTGCCGACCATTTGCGGTCGACCTCTTTCCTGATTGCGGATGGGGTGATGCCTTCGAACGAGGGCCGGGGCTATGTGCTACGTCGGATTATGCGACGGGCGATGCGCCACGCGCATTTGCTCGGCGTTAAGGACCCTTTAATGCATCAACTGGTACCATCATTGGTGCAGCAGATGGGCGCGGCTTACCCCGAATTGGGTCAGGCACAATCGCTCATCCGTGAGACGTTGTTGCTGGAGGAAACCCGTTTCCGCCAGACGCTTGATCGCGGTTTAAAGCTGCTGGATGATGAATTGAGCGGTTTGCCCGAGGGGGCCACACTGCCGGGGGAGGCGGCGTTTAAGCTTTATGATACCTACGGTTTCCCGCTTGATCTAACGCAGGATGCGCTGCGCGAAAAAGGGCGCGCGGTGGATACCGACGGGTTCGACACCGCAATGGCGGCGCAGAAAGCGAAAGCTCGCGCGGCTTGGGCTGGGTCGGGTGAGGCTGCGGATGCCACCGTCTGGTTTGACGTGGCCGACAAAAGCGGCGTGACCGAGTTTTTGGGCTATGACACCGAAAGCGCCGAAGGGCAGATCGTGGCCTTGGTGCAAGGCAGTGATCAGGTGGATGCTGCCGCTGTGGGCAGTGATGTGCAGGTCGCGCTGAATCAGACGCCGTATTATGCGGAAAGCGGCGGGCAGGTCGGCGACACCGGGGTGATCCGCACGCAAACCGGTATCGTGAATGTGACCGACACACGCAAATCTGCAGGTGTCTTTGTGCATTTCGGCCATGTGGTCGAAGGCGAGGTGAAACCGGGTCAAACGGGTGTTCTTGAGGTTGATCGTTTGCGGCGCAGTGCCATCCGGGCCAACCATTCGGCCACGCACTTGCTGCATGAGGCCCTGCGCAATGCGCTTGGGGATCATGTGTCGCAGCGTGGTTCGCTTAACGCGCATGACCGTCTGCGGTTTGATTTCTCGCATGCCAAAGGGCTGACACAGGAGGAACTGACCCAAGTCGAGCGCGAGGTGAATGACTATATCCGCCAGAACACGCCGGTGGAGACGCGGATCATGACGCCGGATGACGCGCGGGCCATGGGGGCGCAGGCGCTTTTTGGTGAGAAATATGGTGATGAGGTGCGTGTCGTCTCGATGGGTCAATTGGAAGGTTCCGGCAAGGGAAGCGACAAATCGACCTATTCGCTTGAGCTTTGCGGCGGTACCCATGTGCGTCAGACTGGGGATATTGGCGCTTTTGTTCTGCTGGGGGACAGTGCCAGCAGCGCGGGGGTGCGCCGGATCGAGGCGCTGACCGGGACCGAAGCTCTGGCTTGGCTGCGGGAGCAAGAAGCGGCGCTGAGCCGGGTTGCGGCAGAGTTGAAAACAGCGACCAGCGACGTGCCCGAACGGGTGCGCGCCCTGCTTGACGAACGCCGGAGCCTGTCCAACGAAGTGGCGCAGCTGCGGCGCGAATTGGCGATGTCGGGCGGCGGTGCGGCCGCACCCGAAGCGCGTGAGGTGAATGGCGTCAAATTCATTGGCCAAGTCCTCAGCGGTATCACAGGCAAAGACCTACCCGGTCTGGTGGACGAGCATAAAGCCAAGCTGGGCTCTGGCGCGGTGCTGCTGATCGCCGATACCGGGGGCAAGGCTGCAGTCGCGGGCGGCGTGACACAGGATTTGACAGATCGCGTTTCGGCAGTCGACATGGTCAAAGCGGCGGTGGCCGAATTGGGCGGTAAGGGCGGCGGTGGTCGGCCCGACATGGCTCAGGGCGGTGGTGCCTCGGCAGAGAATGCAGAAGCGGCGATTGCCGCGGCTGAAAACATCTTGAAAGGATAA
- a CDS encoding ATP-binding protein, translated as MAVATGALAQRSAEASLKLGLTAAAVTLGLISIGYMALRLRARTLNQASTDGVADFIAKDGTPSFIASIDRQVIYCNEAAQKQFGDGSEETLAQALRTHFSNPVGLLYRLQSRATASGNAREEVITRVGPVRISVHHVSADRLLWRIEPAPARAGPRATQDSMALPMVMVGRGGTILFMNEAARIFVGDRVKSMDRLFNAMPLTSGTVAEISTAQGNRQVLVAEVDAGANRRALYLLPPPDGGVSASELGWETFQDLPVPMIKLGPDGTVLAFNRMAAKLLGVSLRRGAHLSQLMEGLGRSISDWLNDSLAGRLVQKSEFLRLTRTDQEIFVQVSLNRISEGGEAALIAVLQDATELKSLEAQFVQSQKMQAIGQLAGGVAHDFNNLLTAISGHCDLLLLRHDQGDPDFSDLVQINQNANRAAALVGQLLAFSRKQTLRPETLDMRDTLADLTHLLNRLVGEKVTLTLNHDPVLAPIRADKRQLEQVLMNLVVNARDAMPAGGEIRILTEVTTLDQPLERDRVSVPAGRYVTVQVHDDGTGIPKDKLQKVFEPFFTTKRTGEGTGLGLSTAYGIVKQTGGFIFIDSELGRGTCFTLYFPVLEGQPHTVSRKTASQSDQGPVQRSDGVILLVEDEAPVRAFASRALRLRGYTVLEAESAEAALKMLEDQELDIDVFVTDVVMPGMDGPSWVRQALKQRPDVRVVFVSGYAEGNFGQEQSKIPNSVFLPKPFSLTDLTNTVHNQLH; from the coding sequence ATGGCCGTGGCCACCGGTGCGCTCGCGCAGCGCAGCGCCGAGGCGTCGTTGAAGCTTGGCCTTACCGCAGCGGCGGTCACGCTCGGCTTGATTTCAATCGGTTACATGGCCCTCCGCCTGCGGGCGCGGACGTTGAACCAAGCCAGCACCGACGGGGTCGCCGATTTCATCGCAAAAGACGGCACGCCCAGCTTTATCGCGTCGATCGACCGGCAAGTTATTTACTGCAATGAAGCGGCTCAGAAGCAGTTTGGCGACGGCAGCGAAGAGACCCTCGCGCAGGCCCTGCGAACGCATTTCTCCAACCCCGTGGGTCTTCTCTACCGACTGCAGTCCCGTGCCACGGCAAGCGGCAACGCACGGGAAGAAGTGATCACCCGCGTCGGCCCGGTGCGCATATCCGTACACCATGTGTCGGCTGACCGCTTGCTTTGGCGGATCGAACCGGCACCAGCCCGCGCGGGACCCCGTGCCACCCAAGATAGCATGGCCTTGCCGATGGTCATGGTCGGTCGGGGCGGGACGATCCTTTTCATGAACGAGGCGGCTCGAATCTTCGTGGGGGACCGAGTGAAGTCCATGGACCGATTGTTCAACGCCATGCCACTGACATCGGGAACCGTGGCGGAAATATCCACCGCACAGGGCAACCGTCAGGTATTGGTGGCCGAAGTCGACGCCGGTGCCAACCGCCGTGCACTCTACCTCTTGCCTCCGCCCGATGGGGGTGTCTCAGCCAGTGAATTGGGATGGGAAACTTTTCAAGACCTCCCCGTGCCGATGATCAAGCTGGGGCCGGATGGGACCGTATTGGCGTTCAACCGAATGGCGGCCAAACTGCTCGGCGTCTCCCTGCGACGCGGCGCGCATCTTTCACAGCTAATGGAGGGACTGGGCCGTTCTATCTCAGACTGGTTGAATGACAGTCTCGCAGGGCGATTGGTGCAGAAATCCGAATTTCTCAGGCTGACCCGCACGGATCAGGAGATTTTCGTACAGGTCTCGCTGAACCGGATATCCGAAGGCGGAGAGGCCGCCCTGATCGCGGTGCTACAAGACGCGACCGAACTGAAATCGCTAGAGGCGCAATTCGTGCAGAGCCAAAAAATGCAGGCCATTGGTCAGCTAGCCGGCGGTGTGGCGCATGATTTCAACAACCTTCTGACCGCAATTTCGGGCCATTGCGACCTCCTCTTGCTGCGCCATGACCAAGGCGATCCGGATTTCAGCGATCTGGTCCAGATTAATCAGAACGCCAATCGCGCAGCGGCGCTGGTGGGGCAGCTCCTCGCCTTCTCCCGCAAACAAACCCTCCGGCCCGAAACGCTGGACATGCGCGATACCTTGGCCGACCTTACCCATTTGCTGAACCGTCTGGTGGGCGAGAAGGTAACGCTAACCTTAAACCATGACCCGGTCCTTGCGCCGATCCGTGCGGATAAACGCCAGTTGGAGCAGGTGTTAATGAACCTCGTTGTCAATGCCCGCGATGCGATGCCCGCCGGGGGTGAAATTCGCATCCTGACGGAGGTGACAACACTCGACCAACCACTCGAGCGGGACCGGGTCAGCGTTCCCGCCGGGCGCTATGTCACAGTGCAGGTCCACGACGATGGCACCGGCATCCCGAAAGATAAGCTGCAAAAAGTGTTCGAGCCGTTTTTCACTACCAAACGCACCGGCGAGGGGACCGGCCTTGGCCTCTCGACCGCCTATGGGATCGTCAAACAGACGGGCGGATTTATCTTTATCGACAGTGAGTTGGGGCGGGGAACCTGTTTTACTCTGTACTTTCCGGTCCTTGAGGGGCAGCCGCATACGGTTTCTCGAAAGACCGCCTCGCAGTCCGATCAGGGCCCGGTGCAACGATCCGATGGGGTAATCCTGTTGGTCGAAGATGAAGCGCCGGTGCGGGCATTTGCCTCCCGTGCCCTACGCCTGCGCGGCTACACGGTGCTTGAAGCGGAATCCGCCGAAGCCGCACTGAAGATGCTCGAAGATCAAGAACTGGATATCGACGTCTTTGTAACGGATGTTGTCATGCCCGGCATGGACGGGCCCAGCTGGGTGCGCCAAGCTTTGAAACAACGACCGGACGTGCGGGTCGTTTTCGTTTCTGGCTATGCGGAGGGTAATTTCGGGCAGGAACAGTCAAAAATCCCCAATTCGGTTTTCTTGCCCAAACCCTTCTCCCTGACCGATCTGACCAATACGGTACATAACCAGTTACACTAA
- the recA gene encoding recombinase RecA gives MATADLLTMDSKKTAEKQKALDSALAQIERQFGKGSIMKLGAEGAIQDIKASSTGSLGLDIALGIGGLPMGRIIEIYGPESSGKTTLTLHCVAEQQKAGGVCAFVDAEHALDPQYAKKLGVDIDELLISQPDTGEQALEITDTLVRSGAVNMVIVDSVAALTPKSELEGEMGDSSVGVQARLMSQAMRKLTGSISRSNCMVIFINQIRMKIGVMFGSPETTTGGNALKFYSSVRLDIRRIGALKDRDEVVGNATKVKIVKNKVAPPFKQVEFDIMYGEGISKMGELLDLGVKAGVVDKSGSWFSYGDERIGQGRENAKTFLKQNTAMASEIEDKIRAAHGLDFEGSGGDDADILEA, from the coding sequence ATGGCAACGGCAGATCTTTTGACAATGGACAGCAAGAAAACCGCAGAAAAGCAAAAGGCGCTCGACAGCGCGCTGGCCCAGATCGAACGTCAGTTCGGCAAAGGGTCGATCATGAAGCTGGGCGCCGAAGGGGCGATCCAGGACATCAAAGCCAGTTCCACAGGCTCGCTGGGCCTTGATATCGCGCTTGGCATTGGCGGTCTGCCGATGGGGCGTATCATTGAAATTTATGGCCCGGAATCCTCGGGTAAGACAACTTTGACCCTGCACTGCGTCGCGGAACAGCAGAAAGCTGGCGGCGTCTGCGCCTTTGTCGATGCGGAACACGCGCTTGATCCGCAGTATGCGAAAAAGCTTGGCGTGGACATTGACGAGCTGCTTATTTCGCAGCCCGACACGGGCGAACAAGCCTTGGAAATCACTGACACTCTTGTGCGATCTGGCGCCGTCAACATGGTTATCGTCGACTCAGTCGCGGCTCTGACGCCGAAGTCCGAGCTTGAAGGTGAGATGGGCGACAGCAGCGTAGGGGTTCAGGCCCGTTTGATGTCTCAAGCCATGCGTAAGCTGACGGGCTCGATCAGCCGGTCGAACTGTATGGTCATTTTCATTAACCAAATTCGGATGAAGATCGGCGTCATGTTCGGGTCACCCGAGACGACAACGGGCGGTAACGCGCTGAAATTCTACTCCTCTGTCCGGCTCGACATCCGCCGCATCGGCGCGCTGAAAGACCGTGATGAGGTTGTCGGCAACGCGACAAAGGTCAAGATCGTCAAAAACAAAGTCGCGCCGCCGTTCAAGCAAGTCGAGTTCGACATCATGTATGGCGAAGGCATCTCCAAGATGGGCGAGTTGCTTGATCTTGGCGTAAAAGCTGGCGTGGTCGATAAATCAGGATCATGGTTCAGCTATGGGGATGAGCGGATCGGGCAAGGGCGCGAGAACGCGAAAACCTTCCTAAAGCAAAACACCGCCATGGCGTCGGAGATTGAGGATAAGATCCGCGCAGCCCATGGATTGGACTTCGAAGGGTCCGGCGGCGATGACGCGGATATTCTCGAAGCGTAA
- a CDS encoding RsmB/NOP family class I SAM-dependent RNA methyltransferase — MTPGARVSAAIEVLDAIAEGLAAEQALTRWARQSRFAGSKDRAAVRDHVFDVLRQKRTAAHYGGGDTGRALMIGVLHGQGADLEALFTGEGHAPTPLSDAERAFPQAPEDRATRLNLPDWLLPLFDAALGEKADAAAMALQERGPICLRVNTARIAVPAAQELLAEEGVQTRANPLADAALTVIEGQRRIRNSSAFADGYVELQDAASQAVVTVLPLGGRVLDYCAGGGGKALALAMDPTREITAHDIDPRRMSDLSPRAARAGVEISLADTEKAEAGAPYDLVLCDAPCSGSGAWRRAAEGKWTLTPDRLAELTAIQDQILDTAVALTQPNGVLAYATCSLFREENEARVEAFLARHPGWKIARMDRYDVTAEGDGFFSAQLTRE; from the coding sequence ATGACCCCGGGCGCGCGCGTATCGGCTGCGATAGAAGTTTTGGATGCGATCGCCGAGGGGCTGGCCGCCGAACAGGCGCTGACCCGTTGGGCGCGGCAAAGCCGTTTTGCAGGCTCCAAAGACCGCGCCGCCGTGCGGGATCATGTCTTTGACGTGCTGCGCCAGAAACGGACGGCGGCCCATTACGGCGGCGGGGATACGGGCCGTGCCCTGATGATCGGTGTGCTGCACGGGCAAGGGGCTGATCTTGAGGCGCTGTTCACGGGCGAGGGGCACGCGCCCACGCCGTTGAGCGACGCGGAACGTGCTTTCCCACAAGCGCCCGAAGACCGCGCCACAAGGTTGAACCTGCCCGATTGGCTGCTGCCCTTGTTCGACGCGGCACTCGGGGAAAAGGCGGATGCCGCAGCCATGGCGCTTCAGGAACGCGGGCCGATCTGTCTGCGGGTCAACACGGCGCGGATCGCGGTGCCTGCCGCGCAGGAATTGCTGGCGGAGGAGGGCGTTCAAACCCGAGCCAACCCGCTTGCCGATGCCGCGCTAACCGTAATTGAGGGGCAACGCCGGATCCGAAATTCCTCCGCCTTTGCAGATGGCTACGTGGAATTGCAGGACGCGGCGAGCCAAGCAGTTGTCACCGTCCTGCCGCTGGGGGGGCGTGTGCTGGACTACTGCGCCGGGGGCGGTGGCAAGGCCTTGGCTCTGGCCATGGACCCCACGCGCGAGATCACGGCCCATGACATCGACCCGCGTCGGATGAGCGACCTTTCCCCCCGCGCCGCGCGCGCGGGTGTTGAGATTTCCCTGGCCGATACCGAAAAAGCCGAAGCTGGCGCGCCCTATGACCTCGTTCTCTGCGACGCGCCCTGTTCGGGGTCTGGCGCATGGCGCCGCGCGGCAGAGGGGAAGTGGACCCTGACCCCCGACCGGCTGGCTGAACTGACTGCCATTCAAGACCAAATTCTCGATACCGCAGTGGCACTTACGCAACCTAACGGCGTTTTGGCCTATGCCACATGCTCGCTTTTCCGAGAGGAAAATGAGGCGCGGGTTGAGGCATTTTTGGCCCGTCACCCGGGCTGGAAAATCGCCCGGATGGACCGTTATGACGTGACTGCCGAGGGCGACGGCTTTTTCTCAGCACAGTTGACGCGCGAGTAG
- a CDS encoding DUF1330 domain-containing protein yields the protein MGALWIAHVTVTDEEAYKKYAAGATEAIAAHGGKFIARGGRFVQLEGKERPRNVVARFPDVETAEKCYHSDAYQAALSHARGASERELMIVETEE from the coding sequence ATGGGCGCACTCTGGATTGCACATGTCACCGTCACCGACGAAGAGGCATATAAGAAATACGCCGCCGGCGCCACAGAGGCCATTGCAGCGCATGGTGGCAAGTTCATCGCGCGGGGCGGGCGTTTCGTTCAGCTTGAGGGCAAGGAACGGCCGCGCAATGTCGTGGCGCGTTTCCCCGATGTTGAAACAGCGGAAAAATGTTACCATTCCGATGCTTATCAAGCTGCGTTGAGCCATGCGCGCGGCGCGTCCGAACGCGAATTGATGATCGTCGAAACCGAGGAATGA